TACGCATCATCATATCTTTTTCCGGATCGGAGATTTTTCGATCCTTGCGGATCAGAATAAGTAACCCTCTCAAATAATTGCTTCGATCAATAAGAGAAATTATCATGGTTTTTTTTTTGATGAGCAGATCCCAATTAACCTGTCGATCAAATTTAGGGTAACAGGGCGAACATTACAAGTAATAGTGAAAGCGGCTAAATTTCACATGTCAAGTTCCCAATGATTATCCTGTAGCCATTGTTCTGCATTTTTGTAGTTCGGCATCATTTCCGCCACCCTATTCCAGAAATGATTTGAATGATTACGAATTTTTAGATGAGCCAGTTCATGTACAACCACATAGTCGAGCACGAACATTGGCGCCATGATAAGGCGCCAGTTGAAATTTAAGCTTCCCGACGGGCCGCACGACCCCCAACGCCTTTTTGCACAACTGATCTTTACCGATTTATATTTTACCCCCGAAGATAGCGCATAAAGTTCAACTCGCTCAAAAATAATTCTAAACGCCTCAGTCTTATACCAAGCTAAAATTTGCCGACTAATTTGTTCCGTGTCAGAATCCGATACCTGAATGGTCTGTGAAAGAACAACCGGTTTGTGTTGTCCTCTGACAAATTCCAGCTTGTATGTTTTTCCCAAGTATAGAAATTCTTCGCCCTGAATAAACTTCTTTTGCTTGCGGCCTGCCAATCTGGAACGGACCATTTCTTGTTTTGAAATTATCCATTGACGCTTGTCATCAACTACCCGCTGTACGTCACGCATCGCAGCAAACAGAGGCGCACGAACGATCAGCGTAGCGTCCTGCGCGATCTGAAGGCCAATGCTGCGACGTTTGGAACGGATCAGTTTATCGATTTTGACTTCATCCATAACGAGCTATTACTTTTTATTTTCTATCCGTCGAATGCTTGATAAATTCATTTCAATATACGAAATTAATAAAAAGGAGACTACCATGAAAAAAAAGGCATCTCTTATTTCTGCTCTTTTTATTGCCCTGGTGGCGGTTGGCCACTTACTCCGCATTATCCTGAATATCGATCTGATAGTTGGTGGAATTCAAGCGCCCATGTGGGCTAGCGGTGTGGCCGCTGTTTTCTGCGGCGTTCTTGCTGCGTTGCTCTGGAATGAAAGACGCGGTTAACATTTTAAAACTGATACAGTATTTGTAAGGGTATTTAGTAGAAACAGCCGTCGTTGCAAGGTGCAATGGTTATACGGTTTACTAGAGGCGTAGCAATTTCGGAAAACGTTTCATAAAGCCTTTAAGTAGCGGAGCTGCCTGAACTCTACGGATCAGAAATCCGACTTTTGCTTTCCGTTATTGATATCTTTTATAAATTTAATCAGGCCTTTCATATAGGTCTGCTGATCATCCCACATGGACATATGGCTTCCGTTAGCGCAAAACAGATAACTCCCGTTTTTGAATTGCGTAGACATCCATTTCATGTGTTCCGGATCCATCGTGTCAAATGCCGAGCCGATCACGAGAGTCGGTACCGTAATTTTTGCTAAATCAGCTTTTCTGTCCCACAATTCAAGTTTTCCGGAAATACCAAATTCACTCGGTCCCTGCATCATTACATAAACCTGTTGGTTCATATTCTTAAACGCCCTATTCACCGGATCAGGCCAATCGGCTGCCGGAATCCTGCATATATGCTTGGTATAAAAGTGTTCCGTAAGCAATTCCATGTATTTCGGGTTCTGAAAATCGTTTTTTGCCTCCAGATGTTTAATTTCAGCAAGGATTGCAGGTTCCATTTGTTTTGACAGAACGTCCTCAGCGTACTTATCATATTCAGGGCAACTCGACATCATATTGGAAATGATCAACGCTTTGAGATTTCCCTGATATTTCAATGCGTATTCCACGGCAAGAATTCCACCCCAGGAATGGCCGAGAAGATAAAAATTATTTTTATTAAGGCCGAGCGCAATTCGAACCTGCTCGACTTCCTCGACAAATCTGGGCACATTCCACAAACTGGTATCGGTAGGTTGGTCAGAGTAAGCGGAGCCTAACTGATCATAATAAATGAACTCAATCCCTTCTGCAGGCAAGAAACTTTCAAAATTTTCAAAGTATTCATGCGTTCCGCCGGGGCCGCCGTGAAGCAACAACACTTTCATCGAGGGATTGTTACCGAATCGTTTTGTCCACACATTGAATTTTCCGTTAGGCGTTTCAACTTGAATCATATTTATTCCGCCGGTTTTAATGCCCGGTTCGGAGCTTTTAAAGTAATTCGACAAAGAATGCTGTTCTGATGGCCTTCCGCATGAAAAACACAGAAAACAAATAAATATAACTGCCGACGTAATTGGATTCATTGTCTGATCCCTTTTTTGGTTGGAGTTATCGTTTATCAATTAGCCTCCATAGAGGGCTGCCGCGCGCTTGACCATTTCCTTTGGCGAAACGTCCTCCACATGCGTTGCAATAAACCACGTGTAACCAAACGGGTCTTCAAGCCGGCCCGATCGGTCGCCATAGAATTGCAGTTCGACCGGCTTGATCATGACTCCGCCTGCAGCAACCGCTTGTTTCATAATCGCGTCCGCATTTTTCACGTATATCAAAAATTGCACTGTCGTCTTTCCCTGGGTTTTCGGACTGACATTACCCATCTCCGACGACTCATCAGCCAGCATGAAATACGAATCTCCTATCTTAATTTCCGTATGCATGATCTTTCCGTCGGGACCGCTCATGCGTCCGGCTTTTTCCTTTGCTCCAAAGGCTTTGGTATAATAATCTACGGCAGCGTTACCGTCATGAACCGACAGATACGGAGTCAACGTGTGATATCCTCCGGGGCGAAAAATCGAGGCGCGCTTTGCGGCTTTCTTTTTCTGAAGTAATTTTTTCTTTTTGGTCGGTTTGTTTTTAACCCGTCTCTTCTTCCTGACAAGTTTCTTTTGAACTGCTTTTTTTACTTTTCCTGCCATAGGGTTCTTCTCCTTGTTTTAAAGTGAGATACTTGCTTGCCAAAAAAAAATGAAATCACTTACCATAAACTTAATGCTTAGTTATTCTCCAGGTCCTTCATACCGGCCTGAAGCAGCTTCTTAATGCGCTCTTTGAATTCAGTGTGGCGTTTTAATTTATGTTCGTAATGACGGTATACTGGAATTAAATTTCGTTCGAGTTTATTTTTCTCAGGAGGTATAGGAACCGCGCTCTCTATTTTGTAAAGGTCTCTGGATGTTCGTATGTGTCCCGTGTCTTTCAACAATACGTGATAAATAATCTCCGTAGTCATCAGCACAGGAATATTCTTATCAGAAAACCTCTTATCCAGATCATCTTTTAAACGCGGAATCCATATTTCCGCCGCTTCTTTCCAAATATCGTTTTCGTACGTCACCTTTGTAAAATAATTGCGGCAAACATTTTCAACGAAAACAGAACTAAGGTCAAGTCCCAGCAGCTTGAGATTCTCTAATATGCTGTCAAAATAAGGGTTGGACGGGCCTTCCTTATAACGGTCTAATTCAAAAACGTATTGCAGTTTGTTAAACTCAATGCCCCGTTTGAGTTTATAGCTGGGATCCGTCCCCAACACAATGGCGCGAACATTATCCGGCTTTTCACAGAAAGGTTCCGGCCACGGATAATCCTGCCTGACAAAATCAGGAAAACTTTCGGTTAATTTTTTAAGCAGCTCCTGATCGTTCATGATATTCCTCCGTCATGTTTTGCACAGTACAGATGACAATTAATTACAATGGTGGATTATACTCAAAAGAGCTGATTAGCCTGTCCGAAACTTCACTTAAATGCCGTTCGTAAACAGTCGATATGAATAACTTCAAGAGTGTAAGGTGAAATTATGCACTTATTCAGGATATGTCAATGGGAATTATTCCGGCTCTCTTTTTTTTGGCATCCCGCCGTTTTCCGCGAAAGGGGCTTTTGAAAATCTTCCTTAGTCGATAATAATAGAAAAAGAAATACGAACAATAGAAGCAAACCAATCGTAAGTTCTGTTACCCAATTTACTCTCGGGAAAAAAGTGCAAGAGTTGGGATAGCGCTGATCATATTATTTTACATATTGCGAACTACATCTGTATCTTCGGAAAACCTGAATCGATAAGCTGTGTGTTCACTGAATCAATTTCTTTCCTTATTATTTCCACTTGAGCGTAAAACCTTTTCATCATTTTCTGGGCCTCGTTTACCGCATTTTTGATTTGCGAAGTCGGAGGCATATCGGATTCGTGCAAAATTGTAAAAAGCCTCGATAATATATCCAGTAGGTTTTTTGGATTCGACGCATTCCCATCCTCAGAAACCATTTCCATAATTGCGATACGCCGGTCCATTTCATTCAGTCTCTGCGTCAATTTAGCGCCAACTTTGGGCAAAAGGTTTTTTATTTGGACGCGAACTTTACCAAGGTCTTTCTGAATTATCTTGGTTAGTTTTCTGCTCTCATAAACTTGCAAGGACAGATCGTGTTGCTGTTGCAGTTCCTCTTGTGTGGAGTTCACTCTTGGATCCATCTTAATTACAAGTGGTTGGCTGTATACTGTGCCGCCAACAGACAATTTAACCGTATACTCTCCGGGAAGCGCCCATGGCGCCGTCGCGTCAGGAGGAGTATTGCCGTAAATGGCGTTCATCGGGAAATGAGCTTGTAGATCCAAAGACGCATAATGCAGGTCCCATATAAAGCGATGCGATCCCGATTCAGCAGACAGGATCTGTTGAGGGCGTACCCAATACAACGGAATGTTTACATCGGGAATCATGTACGGTTTGTCATCGCTGGCAAAGCGTCTTACGAGCTTTCCATTTTTATCCAAAATTTCAAGCGATACAACGGCTTGTGATTTTTCTTTAAGATAATAATCAATGATGGCACCGTCGGGCGGGTTTTGACCTGCCGGCTCCTCCTGCGGCAGCGGTGTATCCGTATTCATATTCCATCGAACACGATACGTGACCTGTGGTTTAAAAAAAATCGCTTCCGCGGCATTGAGCGAACCGGCTGCATACTCAGCTATTTGACGCAACGGCGTAATATTATCCAATATCCAAAAGGAACGCCCGTGCGTCCCAACCACAAGGTCATCATCTTTAATTACCAGGTCACGGATTGAAGTTGACGGCATGTTCAAACGTAAAGACTGCCAATGATCGCCGTCGTCAAATGAAACGTATACTGCATTTTCTGATCCTGCAAAGAGAAGCCCTTTGCGAAACGGGTCTTCCCGAACAACATTAATTGGTTCATCGGGTAATCCGGCTGCAATTTCCTTCCAACTTTTCCCGCCGTCGTGCGTTCTGTAAATATGCGGGCGCATATCATCTAGTCGAATACGATTTACCGCCGCATACGCAGTGTTTACATCAAAATGCCCGGCATCCATGAGTGAAATTTTGCTCCAGGAACTGATGCCCGGCGGTGTGACATTCTGCCAAGTTTTGCCGCCGTCCCTGGTGATGTGAATGAACCCGTCATCAGTTCCTGCCCAAATGGTATTACTATCCACGTAAGATGGCGCAACCGTATAAATGACACCTCTGCGCGGCATCTTTTTCACATCTTCGTTTCGATAAACGCCTACATTATCCGGAATATCCCAAGATGCTCTGCTCAAATCGGGGCTAATGACCTGCCAAGAATTCCCGCCGTCGCGCGTTTTAAATAAAACATTACCCGCATAAAATAGGGTTTTCGGATCGACAGGTGAAAAAAGAACCGGCGCCGTTCTCAAAAAACGATAGGTGCCGGTCTTAATGGCTTCCGGTTCTATATTCTGATATTGCCCGCTTCGTTTGTCATATTTCGTAAGTTTTCCACCATAGACCATATTAGGATCGAGCGGGTCGGCTGCAACATAGCCCCACTCTTCCGCGCCAACCGGGTGCCACTCGCGAAACGTGATCGCTCCGTCGTTACCACGGCTGGAAATGCAGACAGAACCGCTCTCCTGCTGTCCGCCGTACACATGGTATGGAAAAGCGTTATCCGTACTAACATGATAAAATTGCGCCGTAGGTTGATTATACCAGGAAGAAAAAGTCTCGCCTCCATTGACTGTAATGATCGCACCCTGATCTGCTGCAAGGAGTAAGATATTCGGATCATTCGGATTGATCCATATACGGTGATAATCGTCTCCGCCCGGCGCCCCGCGGAACCCGTTCCACGTTTTGCCGCCGTCCGTTGATTTCCAAGTCGCGATATTGGCGCTATAAACCACTTCCGCATTTTTTGGATCAGCCTTTATCTCCGCAAAATCACTGCCGCGTCCCCACAATCGTTCATCCGAACTCATACGTACCCATGACGCGCCCGCATCATCCGATCTATAAATACCCCCGAGATCGCGGGAATCAACAGTTGCATACATTCGATCCGGGTTACTCGTGGCAATACAAAACCCGATGCGGCCTAATCCTTGTTCATATGTGGGCAAGCCCTTTGTTAATTTCTTCCAAGTAGTTCCCCCGTCCGTTGATTTATACAAACCGCTCTCCGGACCTTGCCACCACCCGTTTTCCCATGGCCCAAGTCGTGAAGCCCATAGATCGGCATAAATGACGTCCGGATTTTTTGGATCAATCGTGACCTGAACCGCGCCGGTATTTTCGTCTTTGTACAAAACACGGTCCCAATTCTTTCCACCGTCGGTAGTTCGGTAGACACCGCGTTCCGTATTCGGCCCGTACGGATGCCCTAATACCGCGGCAAAAACCCGATCGGGGTTTTCACTATCCACGGTTAACCCGCCGATTTGCTGCGCATCCCGCAAGCCAAGATGTTTCCATGTCTTGCCTGCATCGGTTGATTTGTAAACGCCATTTCCAACTGAAAGATCGGGCCTTTGCAAACCCTCACCCGTCGCAACGTAAATCACATTCGGATCCGACGGCGCAACAACAATATCGCCGATAGAGCCGGTCGGCTGATCGTCGAAAATAGGAAACCACGTTCTGCCATAATCGTTCGTTTTCCAAACGCCGCCATTATTCACTCCGATATAGAATACGTTGGGCTGTTGGGGCACGCCGACTGCTCCAACTGTGCGACCTCCCCGATGCGGGCCTATCATGCGCCACTTCATGCAATCAAAAAATTTCGACTCAACCGATTGGGCAAATAATTGCAGTGTCTGCCCAAAACAAAATGTGATGAAAAACAATAGCCGTATCTTCATATGACCAACTCCGTTTATAAAATGCCTCCAGTATTTTCTTAGTTCTTTACCTGTTTCACACGCCAAATTGTTTAAAATGATGGTCGGCATGTTTATACATCAATTTTCCCCACTCCAATGGAGTCATGAGTCCAAAAAAACTATGATTAGATATCTTGATCGTGTGCTCACCCGGTATTAATTTATTGAATGCCACGGTAAAGTTTGATCTCTCTTTATTAAAATCACGTCCGTCCGATATGACAAACTCAGCTGCCGTCGGAGAATTCTTCGAAAACGGCTTATCGTTTGTTGCCATACTTTTGAAAAAGCGTCCTATGTAACGAAAAAATGTTGGCTTGACGGCCAAATCACCGACGGGAACCTGCATAGTCAATGTACAATGCGCCAACATTTGCGCCGCATTCATTTTGCCCCATTGCGCCGGTGTTTGGGGTGTCAGTTTGTTTAGTCTTTCCATTATTTCTTTTTGCGCATCCGGTTCAAATATGGATTTCATGGTTACTCCCCTGATATGGTTTTAAGCTAGAACGAGTATGTTTATTTTTATTGAAGAGGCAATGTAACTCAATTTCTTCTTACTTTCTGTTGGCAATCAAAAATCAGTTGAATGATTTTTCGATCCGTTGGTTTGTAAAACCGATATCGTTCAAAACAATCAAGTGCATTTTCCCAAGAATTCTGCCGGTAGTATAGCATACCCAAATTATAAAAGACTTCCCAAATTCGTCCCCGACTTTCTCTGATAAATTCCAGATATAATATTTCAGCCTCCTTTAAAGCGCCGGACGATTCGGCAAACAAAGCCATGTGTAAAAGCGGAACAGGAAACCTCTGACCCACGAAAAAACCGGCTAGCCAAGTTTTCATACCTGATTCTGGCTGACCGAGCCATTTATCAAGCAAACCCATACCCGCAGTTACGGTATCAAAACCCATTTCGAATAATTTTTTTTCAAACCTCACGGAGGCCACGTGATCAGCAATTCCGTCATGCGCATAAATAACGGTACTTTCATCAAAATAAAGAATACGCCACTCAGGCATTTCTAGCAATTGATTCTGCCATGCCATCGTCGCGGCATAGTCAAATATGATAAGGTCAGGGTTATTTTGTTTTATTAATGTCTTCAAGCCGCCTCGTGTAAGACTCATTTGAAATTCTTTGTAAAGTGAATCCTGCATAACTTCAAGCCGTCCATCGATAAACACAGGAATATTCAGTCTCCAGCCAAGCCAGCTTCCAATACCAATATTATTTAACACACGGCCTTTGATGCCTTGTTCTTTCATAAATTGAACAGCGCCATCAGCAACATAATTGCGATCCAAACCCCAGCCAAATCTCACCAGCCGTTTATCGCTAACATAATAGGCATTCGTTATAACTCTTGCAGATAGCGCGAGTGTTAAACAAATAAATATGAGCTGGGCATAGCTTCGTATAGTGTCAAATACGGGTTTGCTTTTCTTTCGGTACACCTTATTTAATAACTCTGTCAGCATTTGCCCGGTTAACCCGCTCGTGTAAATAACAAACAACGGAATATTACGGTATTGACTGTAACTGACTGCAAACAAAGCCAGTGCAATAATCAACTCGTGACTTTTTCTATTCCTTATGGTAACAACCACCAAAACACCCGACAAAAAAGTGAACATGTAGTACAGTGCAATTACCTGAGGTGGAAAAAGAGCTGGACGGGAACGGGCGACTGAAGACCATGGGGAAATAAATTCCAAAATAGTATTCTTAAAAATACTTCCGGAATCAAGCCGGGTTGCCAATTCCACTGGAAAGAGCGCACCGTCGACGAAATAAGGATTGATCAAGATGGACGCCATTCCAAAAAAAGACCACATCCACAAATATCGATCTATTTTTTTTTCTTGGAACGGAACCGATACTGCGTACGCGCCCATAATCAATAGACCGATGACAAAAAGGCCCTGCGTGTTCGTCCACAAAACCATGATTACAGGAAGTATCCATAATACCCGGCGGCGCTCCCGTACGTAATGATCCAAGACGTACAACATCAGAATCATCAATACCCATGTCATGACCTCAGGCCGAAAGTTAAATCGCACTTCTATAGTTAATAGAACCCCTAACATGAGCCATGGGCCGACAGCAGAGGTAATCTGATTCGATTTAAACCAATAGTACATCAGTGTAAAAACGATCAGGATCAATGTAACGTATACGGTTGAAATACCTTCGAATCCAATCCACACGTAGACAACATAGAGAAATATCTGATAAAGCCAATGAAGATCAATGTAGAGGTGATTGGGAACCGTATACGTATAAGAATCGAAAGTCGGGAATACTCGATTTTCAAGTATCCACTCTCCTCCGTGCAGATGAAACCCTAAGTCATTCTCTGCTATCAACCGAAAGGATAACGCTGTCAAAAGAAGAAATAAGGAGGCCAACGGCAACAGCCGTATTACCTTAGGAAGAAAACTCGTAAGATATGCAAACCGCTTTGGATTATTAATAATGTCTCTCCGATTGAGATACAAATTCCACACTCATCCGTTTTTTTATAAGTATCATATCCGGCATCCAGAGCATGTTTTATTTGTTCGATAAGAATTTTTCAATTTGTCTGCGATGGCGCAAGACATGAACTATGGCGTGTTCAAGCAGCTGCTCAATATCGTATTCTTCATCCCAGCGCGTCATGAAACGAATGGAAAATAAGTTGAGCTCAATTTGCTCTCTATTCAAATCATATAGTTCTCTTGTGTTGAATTGCAGCATGGATTCGGTTTCACGTACAGCCTGCGTTGGCGTATCGATGACAATTTTGTCGGTATCAGGAAACGCTGACGTCTTATTAAGCGCCGACAAAACGTAATTAGCATAACCATACCCGGAACGAACAACGTGTTTTGAGATGGTCTGAATGGAACGACAATGTTCATCGGAAGTATTTGGATCAACGATTTGGGTAAATTGTGCCCGTGTCAAAGTTCTAATTACACCGGTATATTCATTCACCGCTTTTTGATATTCATCCATGATCGCGCCCAGACCGCCGATTCGATAGGAAAGTGGTTCCACAAAAGTTCTCCGATTTGGTTTCTATGTGTTGATTCTATCTCTATTCATGAACCATGACGACCGTGTTTTTCTTAGACACGGCCAGTCACTTACATCAATCGATAATTGGTTGGTTCAAATGTAGGAATATGGCACAGACTTGTCAACGAGATTTATAGAGCCTGCCTATAGTCTTTGTGAAACAAATACTGTGTCCCTCTTTCACCGTGCGTCTAACTTTGTCCTTTAATATCAAAAGAAATTATTGTAAGTTCTCTCGTTAAAGACCACATATTTTTTATGGAGCCCAACATGTCATCTCTTCATACGATTACGCCTGCGATCCGAACAAATGAAATCACCTATGCCGTACGCGATGTTGTAATTCTGGCCGAGAAAGCCGCGAAACGCGGCCTGGAAATGTTATATTTGAATATCGGCGACCCGAATGTTTTCGATTTTTGCACCCCCCCGCATATCATTGAGGCCGTCCACAAAGCTATGCTGGCCAATAAAAACGGATATTCTGCTTCTTCCGGTATAAAAGATGGGCTTGCAGCGGTTGAAAAAGAAGCGGAACGAAAAGGCATTCGAAATATTCGTGATATTTTTATTACTACCGGCGTCAGCGAGGCGATCGATCTTTGTTTGACAGCTCTGGCAAATGAAGGTGATAATGTGCTGACGCCCAGCCCCGGTTATCCATTATACCAGGCGATTCTTAAGAAATTGAATGTGATTGAAAATTCCTATTATCTTGATGAAGCCAATGATTGGCAGCCTGATGTAGATGAGATGGCTTCCAAGATCAATTCCAAAACCCGCGCAATCATATTAATTAACCCAAATAACCCTACAGGATCGGTGTATTCCAACGAAGTGTTACTCCGGGTTATTGAACTCGCAGCAAAGCATAATCTCGTGATTTTTGCGGATGAGATATATGACAAGCTGATTTTGGACGGCGGTCATCACGTTGCGCTGGCTTCATTGAATTCCGAGGTTCCAATTATTACGTTAAACGGTTTATCAAAGTCATTTCTCGTACCTGGTTTTCGTATCGGCTGGGGAATCATATCCGGGGAGGAAGCGCGCATTCGAACCTACGTGGAAGCAATCAATAAGTTATTGCGCGCGCGCCTTTGCGCCAATCATCCTATGCAATATGCTATTAAGCCTGCTTTAGAAGGAGATCAAAACCATCTGCTCGACGTTAAGGCGCGTTTAACCAAACGCCGGAATATCACTTTTGAAATGCTGAATTCAACGCCAGAAATTTCTTTGGCCAAACCTAATGGCGCTTTTTACGCATTCCCTTCCCTGCATATTAAGAAAACAGACGATGAATTTGTTCGCGCTTTGATAGAAGAAACCGGCGTAGTGGTGGTTCCAGGCAGCGGCTTCGGACAGTCTCCCGGAACAAAGCATTTTCGGGTCGTGTTCCTGCCCGATGAAATCAAATTAAAAAAAGCGTATGAAAAAATTCTGGATTTTGTTCACAAATTCAATAAAAGTTAGACGCAAAATAATCTGGCCGCTGAATCTCCCCGGATTCCAAGCTTCTTCTCCTGTGCCGGTAGATTACTGATCAACGTCAGAACGGTGAACGACATAACTACAAAATATTTCATTCATCAGTCCTTTAATTATTTTTCAGAATCTCCTGGTTATCTCAAAAATTCATTTCGTATGCAAATTTGAAATATTGACCCGAATTTTCAAATAGTCGGTTGTCATTTAGACCAGGATCTTTTTGTAAATTCAGCACGACATACACATTACTCCCTGCAAAAAATTCATACTGCAAAAGTGAATTCCACGAGGTTACTCTGGATACACCGCTTGGGCTATTGTCATCTACAATCCGTTTCTGAAAAAATGATCGTAAGTAAAGTTTATCCATGACGCGATAATTGAGTTTGATACGATATATTTTCTGATCAAAATCCTCAGTATGTTGCCCCACGTACGACAGAAGCAATCCCATACGACTAAAAAGAGATAGCGACAATTCTCCATAGGGATTTTGTAAGAAAGCCCCATAATACGGGCCGAAATTGTATCCGACAGAGAGGGTATGATTACCGTATATGAATTTTGCATTGTGATCTTGTAAAAAATTGGTCCGTGTCACAATCGTTGTGTCACTCGTTTCGTCATCGGGGCGATTATACTCGAAGTAATGATTTACGCTCAACCAATCGTTGACCTTGTAATTCACATACGTATTTACATTCTCTTGATGTTTGAAATTATCAGATAATCGCTGCGCACGATAATACTGGGCACCCGCATTGATGGACGAAAAATACTTTACATTTCGCACAAAATT
The nucleotide sequence above comes from bacterium. Encoded proteins:
- a CDS encoding M48 family metallopeptidase, translating into MDEVKIDKLIRSKRRSIGLQIAQDATLIVRAPLFAAMRDVQRVVDDKRQWIISKQEMVRSRLAGRKQKKFIQGEEFLYLGKTYKLEFVRGQHKPVVLSQTIQVSDSDTEQISRQILAWYKTEAFRIIFERVELYALSSGVKYKSVKISCAKRRWGSCGPSGSLNFNWRLIMAPMFVLDYVVVHELAHLKIRNHSNHFWNRVAEMMPNYKNAEQWLQDNHWELDM
- a CDS encoding alpha/beta fold hydrolase, translated to MNPITSAVIFICFLCFSCGRPSEQHSLSNYFKSSEPGIKTGGINMIQVETPNGKFNVWTKRFGNNPSMKVLLLHGGPGGTHEYFENFESFLPAEGIEFIYYDQLGSAYSDQPTDTSLWNVPRFVEEVEQVRIALGLNKNNFYLLGHSWGGILAVEYALKYQGNLKALIISNMMSSCPEYDKYAEDVLSKQMEPAILAEIKHLEAKNDFQNPKYMELLTEHFYTKHICRIPAADWPDPVNRAFKNMNQQVYVMMQGPSEFGISGKLELWDRKADLAKITVPTLVIGSAFDTMDPEHMKWMSTQFKNGSYLFCANGSHMSMWDDQQTYMKGLIKFIKDINNGKQKSDF
- a CDS encoding VOC family protein, with protein sequence MAGKVKKAVQKKLVRKKRRVKNKPTKKKKLLQKKKAAKRASIFRPGGYHTLTPYLSVHDGNAAVDYYTKAFGAKEKAGRMSGPDGKIMHTEIKIGDSYFMLADESSEMGNVSPKTQGKTTVQFLIYVKNADAIMKQAVAAGGVMIKPVELQFYGDRSGRLEDPFGYTWFIATHVEDVSPKEMVKRAAALYGG
- a CDS encoding glycoside hydrolase; translated protein: MKIRLLFFITFCFGQTLQLFAQSVESKFFDCMKWRMIGPHRGGRTVGAVGVPQQPNVFYIGVNNGGVWKTNDYGRTWFPIFDDQPTGSIGDIVVAPSDPNVIYVATGEGLQRPDLSVGNGVYKSTDAGKTWKHLGLRDAQQIGGLTVDSENPDRVFAAVLGHPYGPNTERGVYRTTDGGKNWDRVLYKDENTGAVQVTIDPKNPDVIYADLWASRLGPWENGWWQGPESGLYKSTDGGTTWKKLTKGLPTYEQGLGRIGFCIATSNPDRMYATVDSRDLGGIYRSDDAGASWVRMSSDERLWGRGSDFAEIKADPKNAEVVYSANIATWKSTDGGKTWNGFRGAPGGDDYHRIWINPNDPNILLLAADQGAIITVNGGETFSSWYNQPTAQFYHVSTDNAFPYHVYGGQQESGSVCISSRGNDGAITFREWHPVGAEEWGYVAADPLDPNMVYGGKLTKYDKRSGQYQNIEPEAIKTGTYRFLRTAPVLFSPVDPKTLFYAGNVLFKTRDGGNSWQVISPDLSRASWDIPDNVGVYRNEDVKKMPRRGVIYTVAPSYVDSNTIWAGTDDGFIHITRDGGKTWQNVTPPGISSWSKISLMDAGHFDVNTAYAAVNRIRLDDMRPHIYRTHDGGKSWKEIAAGLPDEPINVVREDPFRKGLLFAGSENAVYVSFDDGDHWQSLRLNMPSTSIRDLVIKDDDLVVGTHGRSFWILDNITPLRQIAEYAAGSLNAAEAIFFKPQVTYRVRWNMNTDTPLPQEEPAGQNPPDGAIIDYYLKEKSQAVVSLEILDKNGKLVRRFASDDKPYMIPDVNIPLYWVRPQQILSAESGSHRFIWDLHYASLDLQAHFPMNAIYGNTPPDATAPWALPGEYTVKLSVGGTVYSQPLVIKMDPRVNSTQEELQQQHDLSLQVYESRKLTKIIQKDLGKVRVQIKNLLPKVGAKLTQRLNEMDRRIAIMEMVSEDGNASNPKNLLDILSRLFTILHESDMPPTSQIKNAVNEAQKMMKRFYAQVEIIRKEIDSVNTQLIDSGFPKIQM
- a CDS encoding DUF1569 domain-containing protein, which encodes MKSIFEPDAQKEIMERLNKLTPQTPAQWGKMNAAQMLAHCTLTMQVPVGDLAVKPTFFRYIGRFFKSMATNDKPFSKNSPTAAEFVISDGRDFNKERSNFTVAFNKLIPGEHTIKISNHSFFGLMTPLEWGKLMYKHADHHFKQFGV
- a CDS encoding DinB family protein, whose product is MEPLSYRIGGLGAIMDEYQKAVNEYTGVIRTLTRAQFTQIVDPNTSDEHCRSIQTISKHVVRSGYGYANYVLSALNKTSAFPDTDKIVIDTPTQAVRETESMLQFNTRELYDLNREQIELNLFSIRFMTRWDEEYDIEQLLEHAIVHVLRHRRQIEKFLSNK
- a CDS encoding aminotransferase class I/II-fold pyridoxal phosphate-dependent enzyme, with protein sequence MSSLHTITPAIRTNEITYAVRDVVILAEKAAKRGLEMLYLNIGDPNVFDFCTPPHIIEAVHKAMLANKNGYSASSGIKDGLAAVEKEAERKGIRNIRDIFITTGVSEAIDLCLTALANEGDNVLTPSPGYPLYQAILKKLNVIENSYYLDEANDWQPDVDEMASKINSKTRAIILINPNNPTGSVYSNEVLLRVIELAAKHNLVIFADEIYDKLILDGGHHVALASLNSEVPIITLNGLSKSFLVPGFRIGWGIISGEEARIRTYVEAINKLLRARLCANHPMQYAIKPALEGDQNHLLDVKARLTKRRNITFEMLNSTPEISLAKPNGAFYAFPSLHIKKTDDEFVRALIEETGVVVVPGSGFGQSPGTKHFRVVFLPDEIKLKKAYEKILDFVHKFNKS